In one window of Photorhabdus laumondii subsp. laumondii DNA:
- the sspA gene encoding stringent starvation protein SspA, which yields MAVAANKRSVMTLFSGPADIFSHQVRIVLAEKGVSVEVEQVEAGNLPQDLIDLNPYQTVPTLVDRELTLYDSRIIMEYLDERFPHPPLMPVYPVARGSSRLMMHRIEKDWYSLMHTIEKGNSQEANTARKRLAEELLAVAPIFKEMPFFMSEEFSLVDCYLAPLLWRLPVLGIELPSSGTKDLQIYMQRVFERDAFLASLTEAEREMRLQSRS from the coding sequence ATGGCTGTCGCTGCCAACAAACGTTCGGTAATGACTCTGTTTTCAGGCCCGGCCGACATTTTTAGCCATCAAGTGCGAATTGTATTGGCGGAAAAAGGTGTCAGTGTTGAAGTTGAGCAGGTTGAGGCAGGTAACCTGCCACAGGACCTTATCGATCTGAACCCTTATCAGACAGTTCCGACTTTGGTTGATCGTGAGCTGACGCTATATGATTCCCGCATCATTATGGAATATCTGGATGAACGCTTTCCTCATCCACCATTAATGCCTGTGTACCCAGTTGCCCGTGGTTCCAGCCGTTTGATGATGCACCGCATCGAAAAAGACTGGTATTCCCTGATGCATACTATTGAGAAAGGCAATTCTCAAGAGGCCAATACTGCTCGTAAACGATTAGCAGAAGAGTTGCTAGCAGTGGCACCAATATTTAAAGAGATGCCATTCTTTATGAGCGAAGAATTCAGTTTGGTTGATTGCTATCTTGCTCCTTTGCTGTGGCGTTTGCCGGTGTTGGGTATAGAATTACCGAGTTCTGGTACTAAAGATTTACAAATTTACATGCAGCGTGTCTTTGAGCGTGATGCATTCTTAGCTTCATTAACCGAAGCTGAACGTGAAATGCGCTTGCAATCCAGGAGCTGA
- a CDS encoding glutamate synthase small subunit, giving the protein MSQNVYQFIDLQRVDPPKKPLKIRKIEFVEIYEPFSTSQAQTQADRCLSCGNPYCEWKCPVHNYIPNWLKLANEGRIMEAADLSHQTNSLPEVCGRVCPQDRLCEGACTLNDEFGAVTIGNIERYINDKAIAMGWKPDMSHVQPTGKQVAIIGAGPAGLACADVLTRNGVQAVVFDRHPEIGGLLTFGIPAFKLEKEVMIRRREIFSEMGIEFRLNTEIGKDIALSELTEQFDAIFLGVGTYQSIRGGLANEDADGVYDALPFLTANTRHLMGYPALPSQPFINMQGKRVVVLGGGDTAMDCVRTAIRQKAASVTCAYRRDETNMPGSQREVKNSKEEGVEFLFNLQPVRIEINHSGQVCGINMVRTQLGQPDENGRRQAEIIAGSEHLLKADAVIMAFGFKPHTMNWLSAHQVTLDKQGRIVAPEYSDIPFQTSNPQIFAGGDAVRGSDLVVTAIAEGRKAAQGILDYLNI; this is encoded by the coding sequence ATGAGCCAGAATGTATATCAGTTTATCGACTTACAACGCGTCGATCCGCCTAAAAAGCCGCTGAAAATCCGCAAAATAGAATTTGTGGAAATCTATGAGCCATTTTCAACAAGTCAGGCACAGACACAGGCCGATCGCTGTCTTTCTTGCGGTAACCCTTATTGCGAATGGAAATGTCCCGTTCATAACTACATTCCCAATTGGCTTAAACTGGCTAATGAAGGACGTATTATGGAAGCGGCGGATTTATCCCATCAAACAAACAGCCTGCCGGAAGTTTGTGGTCGTGTTTGTCCACAGGATCGCCTTTGTGAAGGCGCTTGCACTCTGAATGATGAGTTCGGTGCAGTAACTATTGGTAATATTGAACGCTACATCAATGATAAAGCGATTGCTATGGGCTGGAAGCCCGATATGTCACACGTTCAGCCCACGGGCAAACAGGTTGCGATTATTGGTGCAGGCCCCGCGGGGCTAGCTTGTGCTGACGTATTGACCCGTAATGGCGTACAAGCCGTTGTTTTTGATCGTCACCCGGAAATCGGTGGATTACTCACCTTTGGCATACCCGCGTTCAAACTGGAAAAAGAGGTCATGATACGCCGCCGTGAAATTTTCTCTGAGATGGGAATTGAATTCCGGCTCAATACTGAAATAGGCAAAGATATTGCCTTATCTGAACTGACTGAGCAGTTTGATGCGATATTTCTTGGCGTAGGAACCTATCAGTCAATACGTGGGGGACTGGCAAATGAAGATGCTGATGGTGTTTATGATGCTCTACCATTTCTGACTGCCAATACCCGGCATTTGATGGGTTATCCCGCCCTACCATCGCAACCTTTCATCAATATGCAAGGCAAGCGGGTCGTAGTGCTTGGTGGCGGTGATACTGCAATGGATTGTGTCAGAACGGCTATTCGTCAAAAAGCGGCTTCGGTTACTTGTGCTTATCGTCGTGACGAAACCAACATGCCAGGCTCCCAGCGTGAAGTCAAAAATTCCAAGGAAGAAGGTGTAGAATTTCTGTTTAATCTGCAACCAGTCAGGATTGAAATCAACCATTCAGGTCAAGTTTGTGGCATAAACATGGTACGGACTCAATTAGGCCAACCTGATGAGAATGGACGCCGCCAAGCTGAAATTATCGCAGGCTCGGAACACCTGCTTAAGGCCGATGCAGTGATCATGGCATTCGGCTTTAAACCACATACCATGAACTGGCTAAGTGCTCATCAAGTAACCTTGGATAAACAAGGACGCATTGTCGCACCAGAGTACTCAGACATTCCCTTTCAAACTAGCAATCCGCAGATATTTGCTGGTGGAGATGCTGTTCGTGGCTCAGATCTCGTTGTAACCGCAATTGCCGAGGGGCGCAAAGCCGCACAAGGCATTCTTGATTATCTCAACATCTAG
- the zapG gene encoding Z-ring associated protein ZapG, which translates to MTWEYALIGLVVGFAIGALVMRFGNTKLRQQKALQTELENNKSELEEYRKELVGHFARSAELLDNMARDYRQLYQHMAKSSHELMPNMPAQENPFNYRLTESEADNDQSPVKMPPRDYSDGASGLFRPMNEKNQ; encoded by the coding sequence ATGACTTGGGAGTATGCACTGATTGGATTGGTGGTTGGTTTTGCTATCGGAGCGCTAGTTATGCGTTTTGGTAACACTAAGCTGCGCCAGCAGAAAGCCTTACAAACTGAACTGGAGAATAATAAATCAGAACTGGAAGAGTATCGTAAAGAATTAGTTGGTCATTTTGCCCGTAGCGCAGAATTACTCGACAATATGGCTCGCGATTATCGTCAGTTATATCAGCATATGGCTAAAAGCTCTCATGAACTGATGCCGAATATGCCAGCACAAGAAAATCCATTTAATTATCGATTGACTGAATCAGAAGCGGATAATGATCAATCTCCGGTTAAAATGCCACCAAGAGATTATTCCGATGGTGCTTCCGGCCTGTTTCGTCCGATGAATGAAAAAAACCAGTAA
- the rpsI gene encoding 30S ribosomal protein S9 produces the protein MAENQYYGTGRRKSSSARVFIKPGSGNIVINKRSLEVYFGRETARMVVRQPLELVDMLGKLDLYITVKGGGISGQAGAIRHGITRALMAYDETLRSDLRKAGFVTRDAREVERKKVGLRKARRRPQFSKR, from the coding sequence ATGGCTGAAAATCAATACTACGGCACTGGTCGCCGCAAAAGCTCTTCCGCACGTGTCTTTATTAAGCCAGGTAGCGGTAATATCGTCATCAACAAACGCAGTCTTGAAGTTTACTTCGGCCGTGAAACAGCGCGCATGGTTGTTCGTCAGCCGCTGGAGTTGGTTGATATGTTGGGTAAACTGGATCTGTACATCACTGTTAAAGGTGGTGGTATTTCTGGTCAAGCAGGTGCAATCCGTCACGGTATCACCCGCGCACTGATGGCGTATGACGAAACTCTGCGTTCTGATCTTCGTAAAGCTGGCTTCGTTACCCGCGATGCTCGTGAAGTTGAACGTAAGAAAGTTGGTCTGCGTAAAGCACGTCGTCGTCCACAGTTCTCCAAACGTTAA
- the degQ gene encoding serine endoprotease DegQ: MKRKHLFLSALAISIGLSAISVPTISNAALPAAIAGQTLPSLAPMLEKVLPAVVSVHVSGTQVQQEQSIPEEFRFFFGPNLPMGRESTRPFQGLGSGVIIDAAKGYILTNNHVIENADKIRVQLNDGREYEAKLLGRDPQTDIALLQLKDAKNLTAITMADSDKLRVGDFAVAVGNPFGLGQTATSGIISALGRSGLNLEGLENFIQTDASINRGNSGGALVNLNGELIGINTAILAPGGGNIGIGFAIPSNMAKTLSEQLIAHGEVKRGILGIKGTEMNSDIAKAFNIDAQRGAFVSEVLPKSAAAKAGIKSGDILISVDGKKISSFAELKAKIGTTIPGKEIKIGLLRKGKPMEVSVTLENSEGQTTKAGNLTLALQGATLSNGEVKGTYGVKIDSVAQNSPAALSGLQKNDLIVGINNERIQNINELRKVIDSKPPVIALNILRGEESIYLLLRN, translated from the coding sequence ATGAAAAGAAAACACTTATTCCTTAGTGCATTAGCAATCAGTATCGGGTTGTCTGCAATTTCTGTCCCTACGATTAGCAATGCTGCTTTACCTGCTGCTATCGCCGGTCAGACATTACCAAGCCTCGCACCGATGCTTGAAAAAGTCCTGCCAGCCGTTGTCAGCGTGCATGTCTCTGGTACGCAAGTACAACAGGAACAGAGTATACCTGAAGAATTCAGATTCTTCTTTGGCCCAAATCTACCCATGGGCCGTGAAAGTACCCGCCCATTCCAAGGGCTTGGTTCAGGTGTCATCATTGACGCTGCCAAAGGTTATATATTAACCAACAATCACGTTATTGAGAATGCAGATAAAATCCGTGTGCAATTGAATGATGGACGTGAATATGAAGCCAAATTATTAGGCCGCGATCCTCAGACAGATATTGCCTTGCTGCAACTGAAAGATGCTAAGAATTTAACTGCAATTACTATGGCCGATTCCGATAAGCTCCGAGTTGGTGATTTTGCTGTTGCGGTTGGTAATCCATTCGGCCTTGGTCAAACTGCAACCTCCGGCATTATCTCTGCGTTAGGACGTAGCGGTCTGAATCTGGAAGGATTAGAAAATTTTATCCAAACGGATGCCTCTATTAACCGTGGCAACTCCGGTGGTGCACTGGTCAATTTGAATGGTGAATTAATCGGTATCAATACCGCTATTCTAGCCCCGGGTGGTGGTAACATCGGTATCGGCTTTGCTATCCCAAGTAATATGGCAAAAACCCTGAGCGAGCAGCTTATCGCGCATGGTGAAGTAAAACGCGGTATCCTCGGTATTAAAGGTACTGAAATGAATTCCGATATCGCTAAGGCATTCAATATTGACGCCCAACGCGGAGCATTTGTCAGTGAAGTCTTACCAAAATCCGCCGCAGCGAAAGCAGGTATTAAATCCGGCGATATTCTTATTTCCGTTGATGGTAAGAAGATTAGTAGCTTTGCTGAACTGAAAGCCAAAATCGGCACAACGATACCAGGTAAAGAAATTAAAATTGGCTTATTACGCAAAGGTAAGCCAATGGAGGTTTCTGTTACGCTAGAAAACAGTGAAGGTCAAACAACCAAAGCCGGAAATCTAACCCTTGCCCTGCAAGGTGCAACCCTAAGCAATGGTGAAGTGAAAGGGACTTACGGTGTGAAAATCGATAGTGTTGCTCAAAACTCACCGGCGGCGTTATCTGGCTTACAGAAAAATGACCTGATTGTTGGGATCAATAATGAACGGATACAGAATATTAATGAACTGCGCAAAGTTATTGATTCTAAACCGCCAGTTATAGCGCTGAACATTCTTCGCGGAGAAGAGAGTATTTATCTGTTGCTAAGAAATTAA
- the rplM gene encoding 50S ribosomal protein L13, translated as MKTFTAKPETVKRDWYVVDADGKTLGRLATEVARRLRGKHKAEYTPHVDTGDYIIIVNAEKVAVTGNKRSDKIYYHHTGHIGGIKQATFEEMIARRPERVIEIAVKGMLPKGPLGRAMYRKLKVYAGSEHNHAAQQPQVLDI; from the coding sequence ATGAAAACTTTTACAGCTAAGCCAGAAACCGTAAAACGCGACTGGTATGTTGTTGACGCAGATGGCAAAACTTTAGGCCGTCTTGCAACTGAAGTGGCTCGCCGTCTGCGCGGCAAGCATAAAGCGGAATACACTCCGCATGTTGATACCGGTGATTACATCATCATCGTTAATGCAGAAAAAGTTGCAGTCACCGGCAACAAGCGTTCTGATAAAATCTACTATCACCACACCGGTCATATCGGTGGTATTAAGCAAGCGACCTTTGAAGAGATGATTGCCCGCCGTCCTGAGCGTGTAATTGAAATCGCGGTTAAAGGCATGCTGCCAAAAGGGCCACTGGGCCGTGCAATGTACCGTAAACTGAAAGTTTATGCAGGTAGCGAGCACAACCATGCGGCACAGCAACCGCAAGTTCTGGACATTTAA
- the gltB gene encoding glutamate synthase large subunit, with the protein MLYNKSQEKDNCGFGLIAHIEGEPSHKVVRTAIHALARMQHRGAILADGKTGDGCGLLLQKPDRFFRMVAQEQEWHLARNYAVGMLFLSQDPQIAQNCRAIIEQELQNETLSVVGWREVPINRDILGEIALSSLPHIEQIFVNAPAGWRARDLERRLFVARRRIEKRINDSDFYVCSLSNLVTIYKGLCMAADLPRFYPDLADLRLESAICLFHQRFSTNTVPRWPLAQPFRYLAHNGEINTITGNRQWARARAYKFKTPLIPDLHTAAPFVNETGSDSSSLDNMLELFLNGGMDLIRAMRLLVPPAWQNNPDMDEDLRAFFDFNSMHMEPWDGPAGIVMSDGRYAACNLDRNGLRPARYVITKDKLITCASEVGIWDYQPDEVVEKGRVGPGELIVIDTRQGRILHAEETDNDLKSRHPYKEWMDKNVKRLTPFEELLEDQAGHRDLNDQSLAVYHKQFAYSNEELDQIIRVLGENGQEATGSMGDDTPFAVLSSRPRIIYDYFRQQFAQVTNPPIDPLREAHVMSLTTCIGREMNVFCEAEGQAHRLSFKSPILLYSDFHQLITQQSPHYRAEQLDLTFNPQETNLQNALFALCDQAEQLARDGAVLLVLSDRNITPNKLPIPAPMAIGAIQHRLVEKNLRCDTNLIVETASARDPHHFTVLLGFGATAIYPYLAYESLAKMVDNGTINKPYADVMLNYRNGINKGLYKIMSKMGISTIASYRCSKLFEAVGLHSELTEFCFNGVVSRIGGANFSDFEQDLRNLSKRAWLARQPLDQGGLLKYVHNGEYHAYNPDVVSTLQAAVHSGEYNDYLKYSRLVNQRPITTIRDLLAIKTEAEPLPIEEVEPAEELFKRFDTAAMSIGALSPEAHEALAEAMNTLGGFSNSGEGGEDPARYGTKKVSRIKQVASGRFGVTPAYLVNADVIQIKVAQGAKPGEGGQLPGDKVTPYIAKLRYSVPGVTLISPPPHHDIYSIEDLAQLIFDLKQINPNALISVKLVSEPGVGTVATGVAKAYADLITIAGYDGGTGASPLSSVKYAGCPWELGLVETQQALVANGLRHKIRLQVDGGLKTGVDIIKAAILGAESFGFGTGPMVALGCKYLRICHLNNCATGVATQDEKLRRDHYHGLPERVMNYFRFIARETREIMATLGVKNLTDLIGRTDLLEVLEGISAKQSKLNLDPLLATAEPHQGKTLYCTENNPPFDNGALNKNLLTQAASYIENQQSKTFYFDIRNTDRSVGASLSGFIAARYGNQGIAAAPIKIHFNGTAGQSFGVWNAGGLELTLIGDANDYVGKGMAGGRIVIHPPVGSAFKSHQATLIGNTCLYGATGGKLFAAGRAGERFAVRNSGAITVVEGIGDNGCEYMTGGIVCILGRTGINFGAGMTGGFAYVLDENDDFRKRVNLELVEVLAVDALAIHEEHLRGLITEHVLLTGSQRGEDILANWQQWLSKFALVKPKSSDVKALLGHRSRSSAELRIQAQ; encoded by the coding sequence ATGCTATATAACAAATCTCAAGAAAAGGATAACTGTGGCTTTGGACTGATAGCCCATATTGAAGGGGAGCCAAGCCACAAAGTAGTACGTACCGCTATCCATGCCCTAGCCAGAATGCAACATCGTGGGGCAATCTTGGCAGATGGCAAAACCGGTGATGGCTGTGGTTTATTGTTGCAAAAACCTGACCGCTTTTTTCGGATGGTTGCACAGGAGCAAGAGTGGCATTTAGCCCGCAATTACGCCGTCGGTATGCTATTTCTCAGCCAAGATCCTCAGATTGCACAAAACTGCCGGGCAATCATCGAACAAGAGCTACAAAATGAAACCCTGTCAGTCGTTGGCTGGCGTGAAGTCCCCATCAACCGTGATATTCTGGGCGAAATAGCCCTTTCAAGCCTCCCTCATATTGAACAGATTTTTGTTAATGCTCCGGCTGGCTGGCGTGCACGTGATTTAGAACGCCGCTTATTCGTTGCTCGCCGCCGAATAGAAAAACGCATCAACGACAGCGACTTTTATGTTTGCAGTTTGTCTAACTTGGTGACTATCTATAAAGGGCTGTGCATGGCGGCAGATTTGCCCCGTTTCTATCCCGATCTGGCTGATTTACGTTTAGAATCGGCAATTTGCCTATTTCATCAACGCTTCTCAACCAATACCGTCCCACGCTGGCCATTGGCACAACCTTTCCGCTATCTTGCCCATAACGGTGAAATAAACACCATCACCGGTAACCGCCAGTGGGCACGAGCAAGAGCCTATAAATTCAAGACACCGCTTATTCCCGATCTGCACACGGCTGCCCCTTTTGTCAATGAAACAGGGTCAGATTCCAGCTCGCTGGATAATATGCTGGAACTGTTTCTCAACGGCGGAATGGATTTAATCCGTGCTATGCGATTGCTGGTTCCTCCCGCATGGCAAAACAATCCTGATATGGATGAAGATCTGCGGGCTTTTTTTGATTTCAACTCCATGCACATGGAACCGTGGGATGGCCCTGCGGGTATCGTTATGTCAGATGGACGCTACGCTGCCTGTAATCTGGATCGTAATGGCTTGCGCCCAGCCCGCTATGTTATCACCAAAGATAAGTTGATCACCTGTGCTTCCGAAGTCGGTATCTGGGATTATCAACCGGATGAAGTGGTGGAAAAAGGGCGCGTTGGTCCCGGTGAACTTATCGTGATTGATACCCGCCAAGGCCGCATCCTTCATGCAGAAGAAACAGACAATGACTTAAAAAGCCGCCATCCCTATAAAGAATGGATGGATAAAAACGTCAAGCGTCTGACCCCATTCGAAGAATTACTGGAAGATCAAGCTGGTCATCGGGATCTGAACGATCAATCCTTAGCGGTCTATCACAAACAATTTGCCTACAGCAACGAAGAGCTAGATCAAATCATCCGAGTCTTGGGAGAGAATGGTCAGGAAGCGACCGGGTCAATGGGGGATGATACACCGTTTGCCGTCCTTTCCAGCCGCCCACGGATTATTTATGACTATTTCCGCCAGCAATTTGCTCAAGTCACTAATCCGCCAATCGATCCACTACGCGAAGCACATGTTATGTCTCTCACTACCTGCATTGGGCGGGAGATGAACGTATTTTGTGAAGCAGAGGGACAGGCACACCGATTAAGTTTTAAATCTCCTATTCTGCTCTACTCTGACTTTCACCAATTAATCACACAGCAAAGTCCACACTATCGCGCAGAACAATTAGACTTAACTTTCAATCCACAAGAAACCAATTTGCAAAATGCCCTGTTTGCATTGTGTGACCAAGCTGAACAACTCGCCAGAGATGGCGCGGTATTGTTGGTATTATCTGACCGCAACATTACGCCGAACAAATTACCTATACCTGCACCTATGGCTATTGGCGCTATTCAACACCGTTTGGTAGAAAAAAACCTACGCTGTGATACCAACCTGATAGTAGAAACAGCAAGTGCCCGTGATCCACACCATTTCACTGTACTACTGGGATTTGGTGCAACAGCGATCTATCCCTATCTGGCTTATGAATCCCTCGCCAAAATGGTCGATAATGGCACAATTAATAAACCTTATGCTGATGTCATGCTTAACTACCGCAATGGTATCAATAAAGGGTTATATAAAATCATGTCGAAAATGGGCATCTCGACTATCGCCTCCTATCGCTGCTCTAAACTATTTGAAGCTGTCGGCTTACATTCAGAATTAACTGAATTCTGCTTCAATGGCGTCGTCAGCCGAATTGGCGGTGCTAATTTCAGCGATTTCGAGCAGGATCTGCGAAACTTATCTAAACGTGCCTGGCTTGCTCGTCAACCACTCGATCAGGGCGGACTGCTGAAATATGTTCATAACGGCGAATATCACGCTTATAACCCGGATGTTGTCAGCACTTTACAGGCTGCGGTTCATAGTGGCGAATATAACGATTACTTGAAATATTCTCGTTTGGTTAATCAGCGTCCAATTACCACAATCCGTGATTTGCTGGCGATAAAAACAGAAGCTGAGCCTCTACCTATTGAAGAAGTGGAACCTGCCGAAGAGCTATTTAAACGCTTTGATACTGCTGCGATGTCGATTGGAGCATTAAGCCCGGAAGCACACGAAGCTCTGGCTGAAGCCATGAATACGTTAGGTGGTTTTTCCAACTCCGGCGAAGGTGGAGAAGATCCCGCACGTTATGGAACAAAAAAGGTTTCCCGTATCAAACAAGTTGCTTCCGGTCGGTTTGGTGTGACACCTGCTTATCTGGTCAACGCTGATGTGATTCAAATTAAAGTCGCGCAAGGCGCTAAACCCGGAGAAGGTGGGCAATTACCGGGTGATAAAGTAACACCGTATATTGCAAAACTGCGTTATTCCGTACCCGGCGTAACACTTATTTCTCCACCACCACATCACGATATTTACTCTATTGAAGATTTGGCTCAGTTGATTTTCGATCTAAAACAGATCAACCCCAATGCGCTGATCTCAGTAAAACTGGTTTCAGAACCCGGTGTTGGTACTGTTGCCACTGGCGTTGCCAAAGCTTATGCCGATTTAATTACTATCGCAGGTTATGATGGCGGTACCGGTGCCAGTCCATTGTCATCGGTGAAATATGCCGGATGCCCATGGGAATTGGGGCTGGTGGAAACCCAACAAGCGCTAGTTGCTAACGGATTACGTCATAAGATCCGCTTACAAGTTGATGGCGGGTTGAAAACAGGCGTAGATATTATTAAAGCGGCCATTCTTGGCGCTGAAAGTTTCGGTTTCGGTACTGGACCAATGGTTGCCCTTGGATGCAAATATCTGCGTATTTGCCATCTCAATAATTGTGCAACTGGGGTTGCCACTCAGGATGAGAAATTACGTCGCGACCACTACCACGGATTACCTGAACGGGTCATGAATTATTTCCGCTTTATCGCCCGTGAAACCAGAGAGATCATGGCTACATTGGGTGTCAAAAATCTAACTGATTTAATCGGCCGAACTGACCTGTTGGAAGTACTGGAAGGTATTTCAGCAAAACAGAGCAAACTAAATCTTGATCCGCTCTTAGCAACCGCAGAACCCCATCAGGGCAAAACATTATATTGCACCGAAAACAATCCACCATTTGATAATGGAGCACTGAATAAAAACTTACTGACTCAAGCCGCTAGCTATATTGAGAACCAACAAAGTAAAACTTTCTATTTTGATATCCGTAATACGGATCGTTCAGTGGGCGCTTCCCTTTCCGGTTTTATCGCTGCTCGATATGGTAATCAGGGGATCGCAGCGGCACCAATAAAAATTCATTTCAATGGTACTGCCGGTCAAAGTTTTGGCGTCTGGAATGCCGGCGGTCTGGAGCTGACACTCATCGGTGATGCCAATGATTATGTCGGTAAGGGTATGGCTGGCGGTCGCATTGTCATACACCCGCCAGTGGGTTCTGCCTTCAAAAGCCATCAGGCAACCCTCATTGGCAACACATGCCTCTACGGTGCAACCGGAGGCAAACTGTTTGCTGCCGGGCGAGCAGGAGAACGCTTCGCCGTTCGTAATTCAGGGGCGATTACGGTTGTAGAAGGTATCGGAGATAATGGCTGTGAATATATGACAGGAGGTATTGTCTGTATTCTCGGACGCACTGGCATCAATTTTGGTGCAGGAATGACCGGCGGCTTTGCTTATGTCTTGGATGAAAATGATGATTTCCGTAAACGGGTTAACCTAGAGTTGGTTGAAGTACTGGCAGTAGATGCCTTAGCTATCCACGAAGAGCACTTGAGAGGGCTTATCACCGAGCACGTCCTCCTGACCGGTTCCCAACGCGGTGAAGATATTCTTGCTAACTGGCAACAGTGGCTGAGCAAGTTCGCGCTTGTGAAGCCAAAATCCAGTGATGTGAAAGCCCTATTGGGACATCGCAGTCGTTCTTCCGCAGAGTTGCGAATTCAAGCGCAATAA
- the zapE gene encoding cell division protein ZapE, which yields MPSLITPSSCYQKALSEGKYQPDDVQRQVVAQLDTIHHALINVSPGNPVRRQSLKGRLSKLLGKTTSMSCAPVQGLYMWGGVGRGKTWLMDMFYQSLPGERKLRLHFHRFMLRVHEELMVLQGHENPLDIVADGFKTETDVLCFDEFFVSDITDAMILGALLEALFVRGITLIATSNIPPDELYRNGLQRARFLPAIEQIKKYCDVMNVDSGIDYRLRTLTQAHLYFTPLNEDNKRAMDRMFILLAGNSGEQASILEINHRRMPAIRDADGVLAIGFNVLCEDARSQMDYIVLSKRYHTVLLYQVPAIMPGNENAARRFLALVDEFYERRVKLIINAAVPMEQIYQGVLLVFEYQRCLSRLQEMQSEEYLKLPHLP from the coding sequence ATGCCATCATTGATTACCCCTTCATCATGTTATCAAAAAGCCCTTTCTGAGGGCAAATACCAACCAGATGATGTTCAGCGTCAAGTTGTAGCTCAATTGGATACCATTCACCATGCTCTGATTAATGTTTCTCCCGGCAATCCCGTGAGGCGACAAAGCTTGAAAGGGCGTCTGAGTAAACTGTTAGGAAAAACGACGTCAATGAGCTGTGCACCTGTTCAAGGGCTTTATATGTGGGGCGGCGTTGGTAGAGGGAAAACTTGGTTAATGGATATGTTTTACCAGAGTTTACCCGGTGAAAGAAAATTACGTTTGCATTTCCATCGTTTTATGCTGCGGGTACATGAAGAATTAATGGTATTACAAGGGCATGAAAATCCGCTGGATATTGTGGCGGATGGTTTTAAAACGGAAACAGATGTACTTTGCTTTGATGAATTTTTCGTCTCCGATATTACTGATGCTATGATTCTTGGTGCATTGTTGGAAGCGCTGTTTGTCAGGGGGATTACCTTGATTGCAACGTCAAATATTCCTCCTGATGAACTCTATCGTAATGGTTTACAGAGAGCTCGCTTTTTGCCTGCTATTGAGCAGATCAAAAAATATTGTGACGTTATGAATGTGGATTCGGGTATTGACTATCGGTTGCGCACGTTGACTCAAGCTCATCTCTATTTCACACCGCTGAATGAAGATAATAAACGAGCGATGGATCGAATGTTTATTCTTTTGGCCGGTAATAGCGGTGAACAAGCTTCTATATTGGAAATTAACCATCGGCGGATGCCGGCAATTCGTGACGCTGATGGTGTATTGGCAATTGGATTTAACGTCTTATGTGAAGATGCGCGTAGTCAGATGGATTACATTGTTTTATCAAAACGTTATCACACGGTTTTGTTATACCAGGTTCCAGCGATAATGCCGGGTAATGAAAATGCTGCTCGTCGTTTCTTGGCATTGGTTGATGAATTTTATGAACGCCGGGTAAAATTGATAATTAATGCGGCGGTGCCGATGGAGCAGATTTACCAAGGGGTGTTGTTGGTTTTCGAATACCAGCGTTGCTTATCCCGTTTGCAAGAGATGCAAAGTGAAGAGTATCTCAAATTACCTCATTTACCTTAA
- the sspB gene encoding ClpXP protease specificity-enhancing factor: MELSQMSPRRPYLLRAHYEWLLDNDMTPHLVIDVTLRGVNVPMEYARDGQILLNIAPRAVGNLELTNDEVRFNARFGGVPRRVNIPMAAVIAIYGRENRAGMMFEPEAAYKDEYLFKSASDQDKADTSAFATDNLVLVTDTLPDAEDNSGTSPDDEPPKPTRGHPALRVVK, from the coding sequence ATGGAGCTGTCTCAAATGTCTCCCCGTCGTCCTTATTTGTTGCGTGCTCACTACGAGTGGTTACTCGATAATGATATGACTCCACATCTGGTTATAGACGTGACTTTACGTGGAGTTAATGTACCAATGGAATATGCCCGTGATGGGCAAATTTTGCTGAATATAGCGCCGAGAGCTGTTGGTAATCTTGAGTTAACCAATGATGAAGTACGCTTCAATGCCCGTTTTGGTGGTGTTCCCCGTCGGGTTAATATACCGATGGCGGCGGTTATAGCGATTTATGGCCGTGAAAATCGGGCGGGAATGATGTTTGAGCCTGAAGCAGCTTATAAAGATGAATATCTTTTTAAATCCGCTTCAGATCAGGATAAGGCTGATACCTCTGCATTTGCGACAGATAATCTGGTATTAGTTACGGATACATTGCCCGATGCTGAAGATAATAGTGGAACTTCACCTGATGATGAGCCACCAAAACCGACGAGAGGGCACCCTGCTTTACGGGTAGTAAAATAA